In one window of Saccharomyces paradoxus chromosome VII, complete sequence DNA:
- the CPD1 gene encoding 2',3'-cyclic-nucleotide 3'-phosphodiesterase (Cyclic nucleotide phosphodiesterase~similar to YGR247W), giving the protein MAIALWYCPPQGSVAYETLQMLIFSFQTLFPDSPVFEPHVTVTSHLVCNSKDDVNKILTSCVAAIQSIRSHQIAKKGLKGQAPHAVAAPLVSFNGCSVGKQYFKKIVLECNKNKVLYGVAQVMREMYVEIDPETRSSRAASWVHEEFHPHVSLLYSDIHPVSQASLRVVQQRIEDALDVQLVPREKRKGSGNADGSNEMQMRWDFDVSSSLSWNIPGTFKVVNCVGPVQEWEVLGRVDV; this is encoded by the coding sequence ATGGCAATTGCATTATGGTATTGTCCACCACAAGGATCAGTTGCTTACGAAACATTACAGATGCTTATATTTTCGTTTCAAACACTGTTCCCGGATTCGCCAGTGTTTGAACCTCACGTGACAGTAACGTCGCATTTAGTGTGCAATAGTAAAGATGATGtcaacaaaattttaaCCTCCTGTGTTGCCGCTATTCAATCGATAAGGTCCCACCAAATTGCAAAGAAAGGGCTTAAGGGTCAGGCACCCCATGCTGTTGCAGCTCCCCTGGTATCTTTTAATGGATGCAGTGTAGGTAAACAATACTTCAAGAAAATCGTACTTGAATGTAACAAGAACAAAGTACTTTACGGAGTAGCACAAGTGATGAGAGAGATGTACGTAGAGATCGATCCTGAGACACGAAGTAGCCGTGCCGCCAGTTGGGTGCACGAGGAATTCCATCCGCACGTCTCATTGCTTTACTCGGACATCCACCCAGTAAGTCAGGCGTCATTGCGAGTCGTTCAACAAAGAATCGAAGATGCTCTAGACGTGCAACTAGTTCCAAGAGAGAAACGTAAGGGTTCCGGAAACGCCGATGGGTCCAACGAGATGCAAATGAGATGGGATTTTGACGTATCTTCATCGCTATCTTGGAATATTCCGGGGACATTCAAGGTTGTTAACTGTGTGGGGCCCGTTCAAGAATGGGAAGTGCTGGGACGGGTGGATGTTTAA
- the SOL4 gene encoding 6-phosphogluconolactonase SOL4 (6-phosphogluconolactonase~similar to YGR248W) gives MVKLERFSEEKTLIHEFGKFILEKQDSALTGNADAGFNIAISGGSMNQALYESLVNDKDIFPHIKWPQWRIFFCDERLVPFEDPQSNYGQFKKTVLDPLVHEDDQLNLGPTVYTINESLIGGGESANKKIAEEYASLLPESFDLILLGCGDDGHTCSLFPGTEFNYLVEEMDRKVLWCYNSPKAPKDRITFTLAVVADAKSVCFLVKGAAKKAIMHDVLIVKNSELPSVLVNEMVGTRVTWFLDDEAGALVPQNC, from the coding sequence atggtaaagtTGGAAAGGTTTAGCGAGGAGAAGACTCTGATACACGAATTCGGCAAGTTTATCCTTGAAAAGCAAGACTCGGCATTAACGGGTAACGCTGATGCAGGTTTTAACATCGCTATTAGCGGAGGATCGATGAACCAAGCGCTGTATGAAAGTTTGGTAAATGACAAAGACATCTTCCCGCATATTAAGTGGCCACAATGGAGAATCTTCTTCTGCGACGAAAGATTGGTCCCCTTCGAAGATCCACAAAGCAACTACGGTCAGTTTAAAAAAACGGTTTTGGATCCATTAGTACATGAGGACGACCAATTGAACCTAGGCCCCACCGTATACACTATCAACGAATCATTGATTGGTGGTGGGGAATCGGCTAATAAAAAGATCGCTGAAGAATACGCCTCTTTGCTACCGGAATCATTCGACTTGATCTTACTCGGCTGTGGCGATGATGGACATACATGCTCATTGTTTCCTGGGACGGAATTCAATTACCTTGTAGAGGAGATGGACCGCAAAGTTTTATGGTGTTATAATTCGCCCAAGGCACCCAAGGACAGGATCACCTTTACATTAGCAGTGGTTGCTGATGCTAAAAGCGTATGCTTTCTCGTTAAGGGAGCCGCCAAAAAAGCTATCATGCATGATGTGTTGATCGTAAAGAATAGCGAACTGCCTAGTGTGTTAGTTAATGAAATGGTTGGGACCAGAGTGACATGGTTTCTCGACGACGAAGCTGGCGCGTTGGTTCCGCAGAACTGCTAG
- the MGA1 gene encoding Mga1p (Protein similar to heat shock transcription factor~similar to YGR249W), with protein MQPKTFVHQLHAILLEPEVNKWIYWSPTDNMVFFLKPYDPNFSTHVLKRYFKHGNVNSFVRQLHMYGFHKLSHPSPDQSSANNGNIKELVEWKFTHPSGFFFKEANAGILNKIQRKSTGVGKDGKRKNILSPISVSYVDASRLNVLSQQSGPTSVREPSSMFMGSPAHHYSISQSPPHINIPQQQQSNGPYLISSLPPQQPTVNMMRRQSISARMMNSYDYPNQFPSQDSIVQPQQPQQVLSPQALSGPPMKKSRTLSSTDDLKATSLPIVNYPMPYHPGTFAQQQQQPLPAIPPYSTYSTPFPSMMNSLTNSASNSPALGVCNNNVTLSKKSNISERQALDNHIQTLKNSISTITDLIEKHINGAQQDENKTQTNDALSKDLRTSLSLLQNSKEEIIQLESKWTSMQSVKTAALPLQETTNTSSTLTPLTSSITPKSIPIITKGEVASKPASY; from the coding sequence ATGCAACCTAAAACTTTCGTCCACCAACTTCATGCAATTCTGCTGGAACCGGAAGTGAATAAATGGATATACTGGTCTCCGACTGATAACATGGTATTTTTTCTGAAGCCATACGATCCTAATTTTAGTACACATGTTTTGAAACGCTATTTCAAACATGGTAACGTTAATAGTTTTGTTCGTCAACTACACATGTACGGGTTTCATAAACTGTCTCATCCTTCTCCAGACCAATCTTCTGCCAACAATGGCAACATCAAAGAACTTGTTGAATGGAAATTCACTCACCCATCTggattcttcttcaaagaggCCAATGCCGGTATCTTGAATAAAATCCAAAGGAAGAGCACTGGTGTAGGAAAAGATggtaaaagaaagaatatcCTGTCACCAATATCTGTCAGTTATGTCGATGCTTCAAGGCTAAATGTCCTCTCTCAGCAATCTGGTCCAACTTCCGTGAGAGAACCCTCAAGCATGTTTATGGGTAGTCCTGCACATCATTACTCAATATCTCAAAGTCCTCCGCATATCAATATAccacagcagcaacagAGTAATGGACCCTACCTCATATCCTCGCTGCCTCCTCAGCAACCCACAGTGAACATGATGCGAAGGCAAAGCATCTCGGCAAGGATGATGAACTCTTATGATTATCCTAATCAATTTCCGTCCCAAGATAGTATAGTGCAACCTCAACAGCCGCAACAAGTACTTTCCCCGCAAGCATTATCGGGTCCtccaatgaagaaatcGCGAACCCTATCTTCGACAGATGATCTAAAGGCAACTTCTTTGCCGATCGTTAATTACCCAATGCCATACCATCCTGGAACTTTTGCccaacagcagcagcaaccGCTTCCTGCAATACCGCCATATTCTACTTACTCTACTCCATTTCCCTCAATGATGAATTCTCTTACGAACTCTGCATCTAATTCACCCGCTTTAGGAGtttgtaataataatgtAACACTATCGAAAAAAAGCAATATAAGTGAAAGGCAAGCTTTGGACAATCATATACAAACTTTAAAGAACTCTATATCAACGATCACTGACTTGATAGAAAAACACATCAACGGCGCACAGcaagatgaaaataaaactcAAACAAATGATGCATTGAGCAAAGATCTTCGAACAAGCTTATCCCTTTTACAAAattctaaagaagaaattattcaaCTCGAAAGTAAATGGACGTCCATGCAATCCGTGAAAACAGCTGCCTTACCCCTCCAAGAAACTACTAATACATCCTCCACCTTAACTCCTCTGACGTCCAGCATCACTCCCAAGAGTATACCTATAATCACAAAAGGTGAAGTCGCCAGTAAACCAGCATCTTACTGA
- the RIE1 gene encoding Rie1p (RNA binding protein~similar to YGR250C) — translation MIIAEEPLDEVISSGPEDTDICSQQTTTSAEAGDQSIKNERKTSTGLQLEQLANTNLLTIRIKWQAQEENERCDPRITDQIMDTIQHYKGISVNNSDTEAYEFLTDIKRLQILEQNKDTYLYEHGSQEYEKSYEGNEKGDDWRYDTVLQAQFKYPKSLENACSGISELLKSEPNGQRIDKWSIGVNKHALTYPGNIFVGGIAKSLSIGELSFLFSKYGPILSMKLIYDKTKGEPNGYGFISYPLGSQASLCIKELNGRTVNGSTLFINYHVERKERERIHWDHVKENNNDDNFRCLFIGNLPYHNPDKIDALITPKEVIEVIKKELSKKFPDFDIISYYFPKRNNTRSSSSVSFNDEGSVDSNKSSNNINGTAQDEDMLKGYGFIKLINHEQALVAIETFNGFMWHGNRLVVNKAVQHKVYNNHNSHDRQSSISNHNDMEALEFANNPMYDYNNYTYDRYYFNNNKSGNSNDTSNVRYFDSVRSTPVSEKMDLFYPQRESFSEGRGQRVPRFMGNKFDMYQYPSTSYSLPIPMSNQQESNLYVKHIPLSWTDEDLYDFYKSFGEIISVKVITVGGSKNKYRQQSNDSSSDSDLPVGSSRGYGFVSFESPLDAAKAILNTDGYQVSKDQVLSVSFAQKRGNLSTSDDDDQSQTDNSSKFQNSQPHNDYHKAYPTKYNKKFINALMTQNHSQQQVSRENYFMPLQYPSTSAKPVNSYNLIGANQNNPNWMMPMFPSFGFIPQVPPVPYMIPPQNSAANHIPIMASGNNEEEEFSSGDYSMDY, via the coding sequence ATGATTATTGCAGAAGAACCATTGGATGAAGTAATATCCAGTGGCCCTGAGGATACAGACATCTGCAGCCAGCAAACAACCACGAGCGCAGAAGCTGGTGACcaatcaataaaaaatgaaaggaaAACTTCGACTGGCCTACAACTGGAACAACTTGCAAATACAAATTTATTAACCATAAGAATAAAATGGCAGGcgcaagaagaaaatgaacgTTGCGACCCTAGGATAACTGATCAAATAATGGACACAATACAGCATTATAAAGGTATTTCTGTTAACAATTCTGACACGGAAGCATATGAATTTCTTACAGACATAAAGAGGTTACAGATCCTCgaacaaaataaagatacaTATCTTTACGAGCATGGAAGtcaagaatatgaaaaatctTACGAAGGAAACGAAAAGGGAGATGATTGGAGATACGATACTGTTTTGCAAGCACAATTCAAATACCCAAAATCGTTAGAAAACGCATGTTCAGGTATCTCAGAATTACTCAAAAGCGAACCTAATGGGCAACGCATTGATAAATGGTCTATAGGTGTAAACAAGCATGCGCTAACCTATCCTGGAAATATCTTTGTTGGAGGAATAGCAAAGAGCCTGTCGATTGGCGAACTAAGTTTCTTATTCTCAAAATATGGACcaattttatcaatgaaattgatatATGATAAAACGAAAGGCGAACCCAATGGATACGGGTTCATTTCATACCCCTTAGGTTCTCAAGCTTCACTCTGCATCAAGGAACTTAACGGTAGGACGGTAAATGGATCTACactatttatcaattatCACGTTGAGCGAAAGGAGAGAGAAAGGATTCACTGGGATCAtgtcaaagaaaacaacaatgatgataattTCAGGTGCCTCTTTATAGGCAATTTGCCTTACCACAATCCTGACAAAATAGACGCTTTGATTACACCTAAAGAAGTCATAGAGGTAATCAAAAAGGAGTTGTCAAAAAAGTTTCCAGATTTTGATATCATCTCATATTACTTCCCAAAGAGAAACAATACAAGGAGTAGTAGTTCCGTAAGTTTCAATGATGAAGGGTCCGTAGACTCGAATAAATCTTCTAATAACATTAATGGAACTGCCcaagatgaagatatgTTGAAGGGTTATGGTTTCATCAAGCTTATCAACCACGAACAGGCACTAGTAGCCATCGAGACATTCAATGGATTTATGTGGCATGGAAACAGACTTGTTGTTAATAAGGCAGTTCAACATAAAGTTTACAACAATCACAATAGCCATGACAGGCAATCTTCCATTAGTAACCATAATGATATGGAAGCCTTGGAGTTCGCAAATAACCCAATGTATGATTACAATAATTATACATATGATAGATATTActtcaacaataataaaagtgGGAACAGTAATGATACCTCAAATGTACGGTATTTTGATTCTGTAAGATCAACTCCTGTATCAGAGAAGATGGATCTCTTCTATCCTCAAAGAGAATCCTTTAGTGAGGGTCGCGGCCAACGGGTGCCTAGATTTATGGGCAACAAATTCGACATGTACCAGTACCCATCAACTTCTTATAGCTTACCTATACCAATGAGTAATCAACAGGAGTCAAACCTATATGTCAAGCACATCCCTCTTTCTTGGACAGATGAAGATTTATATGATTTCTACAAATCTTTTGGTGAGATAATCAGCGTTAAGGTCATTACTGTCGGGGGTAGTAAGAACAAGTATCGTCAACAATCGAACGATAGCTCGTCAGATAGTGACCTGCCAGTGGGATCATCAAGGGGGTAtggttttgtttcttttgaaagtcCATTGGATGCAGCCAAGGCAATTTTAAATACAGATGGGTATCAAGTGAGCAAGGACCAGGTGTTATCTGTCTCTTTTGCCCAAAAACGTGGTAATTTGTCCACaagtgatgatgatgaccAATCCCAAACTGACAACTCAtcaaagtttcaaaattctcaGCCACACAATGACTATCATAAGGCTTAtccaacaaaatataataagaaatttatAAACGCCTTAATGACCCAGAACCACTCTCAACAGCAAGTTTCGAGGGAAAATTACTTCATGCCGCTACAGTACCCTAGTACTAGCGCAAAGCCCGTGAACAGTTACAACTTAATAGGCGCCAACCAGAATAACCCCAATTGGATGATGCCAATGTTCCCATCATTTGGCTTCATTCCGCAAGTACCGCCAGTACCCTACATGATACCCCCACAAAATTCTGCAGCAAATCATATTCCTATAATGGCAAGCGGTAACAACGAAGAGGAAGAATTCTCAAGTGGTGATTATTCTATGGACTACTAG
- the NOP19 gene encoding Nop19p (Ribosome biogenesis factor~similar to YGR251W), with the protein MSRAKELQEKLNLQAKLQSTFSNNTAAVLDWLKESDETGDSTDTERNKQVENHKELEDGKKAFFKLPVLQIGSGLHFRTQDDVSSKEDIHTIGEFIEGDKKVSSLAKKKKRSDQGLQRNNMYRITKDDTKAMVALKRKMRKGERGGLRKKQEQTKSNISTSYSFSDEENGDVGAMPQKSTKKTFGLLFDKKKRARK; encoded by the coding sequence ATGAGTAGGGCCAAAgaattacaagaaaagcTCAATTTGCAAGCCAAACTTCAGTCAACTTTCAGTAACAATACAGCTGCGGTTTTAGACTGGCTGAAAGAATCGGATGAAACCGGTGACAGCACTGATACAGAACGTAATAAACAGGTAGAAAATCATAAAGAGTTGGAGGATGGCAAGAAggcatttttcaaacttccCGTTTTGCAGATTGGGTCGGGCCTACACTTTCGCACACAAGATGACGTTTCTAGTAAAGAAGATATACATACGATTGGTGAATTTATTGAGGGTGATAAAAAGGTAAGTTCGttggcaaagaaaaagaaaagaagcgACCAAGGGTTGCAGCGAAATAATATGTACAGAATCACTAAAGATGATACCAAAGCCATGGTTGCgctaaaaagaaaaatgaggAAAGGTGAGAGGGGAGGActaagaaagaaacaagagCAGACCAAAAGCAATATCTCGACCTCGTATAGTTTTAgcgatgaagaaaatggagaCGTAGGGGCAATGCCGCAAAAGtctacaaaaaaaacttttggtttgctttttgataaaaaaaaaagagcacGTAAATGA
- the GCN5 gene encoding histone acetyltransferase GCN5 (Catalytic subunit of ADA and SAGA histone acetyltransferase complexes~similar to YGR252W): MVTKHQVEEDHSDEATTDPEVKRVKLENKVEGIQSEQTETSKQESTDKESKGKFGKEAERIGGSEVITDVEKGIVKFEFDGVEYTFKERPSVVEENEGKIEFRVVNNDNTKENMMVLTGLKNIFQKQLPKMPKEYIARLVYDRSHLSMAVIRKPLTVVGGITYRPFDKREFAEIVFCAISSTEQVRGYGAHLMNHLKDYVRNTSNIKYFLTYADNYAIGYFKKQGFTKEITLDKSIWMGYIKDYEGGTLMQCSMLPRIRYLDAGKILLLQEAALRRKIRTISKSHIIRPGLEQFKDLNNIKPIDPMTIPGLKEAGWTPEMDALAQRPKRGPHDAAIQNILTELQNHAAAWPFLQPVNKEEVPDYYDFIKEPMDLSTMEIKLESNKYQKMEDFIYDARLVFNNCRMYNGENTSYYKYANRLEKFFNNKVKEIPEYSHLID; encoded by the coding sequence ATGGTCACAAAACACCAGGTTGAAGAGGATCATTCGGATGAAGCTACGACGGATCCCGAAGTTAAACGAGTAAAATTAGAAAACAAGGTTGAAGGAATACAATCTGAACAAACTGAAACCAGTAAACAAGAAAGCACCGATAAAGAGAGCAAAGGAAAGTTTGGGAAGGAAGCCGAAAGAATAGGAGGATCTGAAGTGATTACAGATGTGGAAAAGGGAATTGTTAAATTTGAATTCGATGGTGTTGAATACACATTCAAAGAGAGACCCAGTGTCGTCGAGGAAAATGAAGGTAAAATTGAGTTTAGGGTAGTGAATAACGATAATactaaagaaaatatgatggTTCTAACAGGattgaaaaacatttttCAGAAGCAATTACCAAAAATGCCCAAGGAATATATTGCCAGGTTGGTCTATGATCGAAGTCATCTTTCCATGGCTGTCATTAGGAAGCCATTGACTGTCGTAGGTGGTATAACATATCGACCTTTCGATAAAAGAGAATTTGCAGAAATCGTCTTCTGTGCAATTAGTTCGACGGAACAGGTGCGCGGTTACGGTGCGCATCTAATGAATCACTTAAAAGACTATGTTAGAAATACCTCTaacataaaatatttcttgacATATGCAGACAATTACGCGATTGGGTACTTTAAAAAGCAAGGCTTCACTAAAGAAATCACGTTAGATAAAAGTATATGGATGGGATATATTAAAGATTATGAAGGTGGTACGCTGATGCAATGCTCTATGTTACCAAGAATACGATATTTAGACGCAGGTAAGATTCTATTATTACAAGAGGCGGCACtacgaagaaaaataaggaCGATTTCGAAATCGCATATTATAAGGCCCGGGTTAGAGCAATTCAAAGACTTAAACAATATCAAACCAATTGATCCAATGACTATTCCCGGTTTGAAAGAAGCCGGTTGGACTCCTGAGATGGACGCGTTGGCACAACGTCCCAAGCGTGGTCCCCATGATGCAGCAATACAAAATATACTCACAGAACTGCAAAATCATGCGGCGGCCTGGCCTTTCTTACAACCCGTCAATAAAGAGGAGGTGCCTGACTATTACGATTTTATCAAAGAGCCAATGGACTTGAGCACCATGGAAATAAAACTAGAGAGCaataaatatcaaaagaTGGAAGACTTCATATATGATGCCAGGCTGGTGTTTAACAATTGTCGAATGTACAATGGAGAAAATACATCGTATTACAAGTATGCTAATAGGCTAGagaaattcttcaacaataaagtaaaagaaataccTGAGTATTCTCACCTTATTGATTAA
- the PUP2 gene encoding proteasome core particle subunit alpha 5 (Alpha 5 subunit of the 20S proteasome~similar to YGR253C) gives MFLTRSEYDRGVSTFSPEGRLFQVEYSLEAIKLGSTAIGIATKEGVVLGVEKRATSPLLESDSIEKIVEIDRHIGCAMSGLTADARSMIEHARTAAVTHNLYYDEDINVESLTQSVCDLALRFGEGASGEERLMSRPFGVALLIAGHDVDDGYQLFHAEPSGTFYRYNAKAIGSGSEGAQAELLNEWHSSLTLKEAELLVLKILKQVMEEKLDENNAQLSRITKQDGFKIYDDKMTAELIKELKEKEATESPEEADVEMS, from the coding sequence ATGTTTTTAACTAGAAGTGAATATGATCGTGGTGTAAGCACATTTTCCCCAGAAGGTAGATTATTTCAAGTTGAGTATTCTTTGGAGGCCATCAAATTAGGATCTACAGCAATTGGTATTGCCACGAAAGAAGGTGTTGTGCTAGGTGTGGAGAAACGTGCTACTTCCCCATTATTAGAATCTGattctattgaaaaaattgtggAGATTGATCGTCATATTGGTTGTGCAATGAGTGGGCTTACAGCGGATGCTCGTTCCATGATTGAACATGCGCGCACTGCCGCAGTAACACATAATCTATACTACGATGAGGATATTAATGTCGAATCATTAACGCAATCGGTGTGTGATCTTGCTCTAAGGTTTGGTGAAGGTGCCTCCGGTGAAGAAAGGCTAATGTCTAGACCATTTGGAGTTGCTTTGCTAATTGCTGGCCATGATGTGGATGATGGTTATCAACTTTTCCATGCAGAACCATCTGGAACTTTTTACCGTTATAATGCTAAAGCCATCGGTTCCGGTTCTGAAGGAGCACAGGCAGAATTATTGAACGAATGGCATTCTTCCTTAACTTTGAAAGAAGCTGAGCTTCTTGTcctaaaaattttaaagcaAGTAATGGAGGAAAAACTTGACGAAAATAACGCACAATTGAGTCGTATAACAAAGCAAGACGGGTTTAAAATATATGATGACAAAATGACTGCTGAGTTGATAAAAGAGTTGAAGGAGAAAGAGGCTACAGAAAGTCCTGAAGAAGCGGATGTTGAAATGTCATAA
- the ENO1 gene encoding phosphopyruvate hydratase ENO1 (Enolase I, a phosphopyruvate hydratase~similar to YGR254W) translates to MAVSKVYARSVYDSRGNPTVEVELTTEKGVFRSIVPSGASTGVHEALEMRDGDKSKWMGKGVLHAVKNVNDVIAPAFVKANIDVKDQKAVDDFLISLDGTANKSKLGANAILGVSLAASRAAAAEKNVPLYKHLADLSKSKTSPYVLPVPFLNVLNGGSHAGGALALQEFMIAPTGAKTFAEALRIGSEVYHNLKSLTKKRYGASAGNVGDEGGVAPNIQTAEEALDLIVDAIKAAGHDGKVKIGLDCASSEFFKDGKYDLDFKNPNSDKSKWLTGPQLADLYHSLMKRYPIVSIEDPFAEDDWEAWSHFFKTAGIQIVADDLTVTNPKRIATAIEKKAADALLLKVNQIGTLSESIKAAQDSFAAGWGVMVSHRSGETEDTFIADLVVGLRTGQIKTGAPARSERLAKLNQLLRIEEELGDNAVFAGENFHHGDKL, encoded by the coding sequence ATGGCTGTCTCTAAAGTTTACGCTAGATCCGTCTACGACTCCCGTGGTAACCCAACCGTCGAAGTCGAATTAACCACCGAAAAGGGTGTTTTCAGATCCATTGTTCCATCTGGTGCTTCCACCGGTGTCCACGAAGCTTTGGAAATGAGAGATGGTGACAAATCCAAGTGGATGGGTAAGGGTGTTTTGCACGCTGTCAAGAACGTCAACGATGTCATTGCTCCAGCTTTCGTTAAGGCTAACATTGATGTTAAGGACCAAAAGGCCGTCGATgactttttgatttctttggACGGTACTGCCAACAAATCCAAGTTGGGTGCTAACGCTATCTTGGGTGTTTCCTTGGCTGCTTCTAGAGCTGCCGCTGCTGAGAAGAACGTCCCATTGTATAAGCACTTGGCTGACTTGTCCAAGTCTAAGACCTCTCCATACGTTCTACCAGTTCCATTCTTGAACGTTTTGAACGGTGGTTCCCACGCTGGTGGTGCTTTGGCTTTGCAAGAATTCATGATTGCTCCAACTGGTGCCAAGACCTTCGCTGAAGCTTTGAGAATTGGTTCCGAAGTTTACCACAACTTGAAGTCTTTGACCAAGAAGAGATACGGTGCTTCTGCCGGTAACGTCGGTGACGAAGGTGGTGTTGCTCCAAACATTCAAACTGCTGAAGAAGCTTTGGACTTGATTGTTGACGCTATCAAGGCTGCTGGTCACGACGGTAAGGTCAAGATCGGTTTGGACTGTGCTTCCTCTGAATTCTTCAAGGACGGTAAGTACGACTTGGACTTCAAGAATCCAAACTCTGACAAATCCAAGTGGTTGACTGGTCCTCAATTGGCTGACTTGTACCACTCCTTGATGAAGAGATACCCAATTGTCTCTATCGAAGATCCATTTGCTGAAGATGACTGGGAAGCTTGGTCTCACTTCTTCAAGACCGCTGGTATCCAAATTGTTGCTGATGACTTGACTGTCACCAACCCAAAGAGAATCGCTACCGCTATCGAAAAGAAGGCTGCCGACGCTTTGTTGTTGAAGGTCAACCAAATTGGTACCTTGTCTGAATCCATCAAGGCTGCTCAAGATTCTTTCGCCGCCGGTTGGGGTGTCATGGTTTCCCACAGATCTGGTGAAACTGAAGACACTTTCATTGCTGACTTGGTTGTCGGTTTGAGAACTGGTCAAATCAAGACTGGTGCTCCAGCTAGATCCGAAAGATTGGCTAAATTGAACCAATTGTTGAGAAtcgaagaagaattaggTGACAACGCTGTTTTCGCTGGTGAAAACTTCCACCACGGTGATAAATTATAA